GGTCGCCGTCAGATGCGCTTCGCTCGCCATGTCACGCCGTGGGTTAAGCTCGTCGCGCCGTCACCGCCGTGGTGAAGCCGCCAGGGCGTTATGTTACACTGAACCGCGATGAGCCGTAAGAAGAAGCCGATCCGCACCGACTTTCGTAAGAATCGCGCGCCGCGCACTCGCCGCAACGAGTTTACGCGGCAATACGAGCCGACCGAGCCGACGGCCGCCGATGATCTGCCGCGCGATGAGCGGATCAGCGGCAAAGGGGAACTGACCCGCCGCCGCACCGTGCTGGCCGACGAAGCCGCCGACGCCGGGGCGGCCGGCTTTGAAATGGTCCTGGCCGTCGACGAGAAGTCCTGTCTGAGGGGCCGGGTGGTCAGCGTCTATGGCCTGACCAGCACCGTCGAAACCGACGACGGCCGCCGGTTTGAATGTGCCACGCGGCGAATCCTCAAAACTCTGTCAACCGGCCAACGGCATGTGGTGGCGTCGGGGGACGTGGTTCTGTTTCGCACCGAAGGGGCCGCCGCGGGGATCATCGAGCGCGTCGAGCCACGCCACGGCGTGCTCAGCCGCGCCAGCCGCGGTCGCCAGCATATCATCGTCACCAACGTCGACCAGTTGATCATCGTCAGCAGCGCCGCCGAGCCGCGATTGAAGCCCAACCTGATCGATCGCTTTCTGGTGAGCGCCGAACAAAACCGGATCGAACCGGTGATCTGCTTGAACAAAACCGACCTGATCGACCCGATCGACCTGCAACCGCTGATTGGGGCGTACAGCC
Above is a genomic segment from Planctomycetota bacterium containing:
- the rsgA gene encoding ribosome small subunit-dependent GTPase A; its protein translation is MSRKKKPIRTDFRKNRAPRTRRNEFTRQYEPTEPTAADDLPRDERISGKGELTRRRTVLADEAADAGAAGFEMVLAVDEKSCLRGRVVSVYGLTSTVETDDGRRFECATRRILKTLSTGQRHVVASGDVVLFRTEGAAAGIIERVEPRHGVLSRASRGRQHIIVTNVDQLIIVSSAAEPRLKPNLIDRFLVSAEQNRIEPVICLNKTDLIDPIDLQPLIGAYSRMGYTVILASARTGVGIEPLRRRLAGRQTVFSGQSGVGKSSLLNAIEPGLALRVSAVSRETEKGRHTTTTAQVIRLQQGGWVVDTPGLRQFQLWDVVPEEVGNWYRDLRPLVGLCRFPDCSHTHEADCAVKNGVADGWLDARRYESYCQIREGNLE